A region of the Dreissena polymorpha isolate Duluth1 chromosome 6, UMN_Dpol_1.0, whole genome shotgun sequence genome:
CGAGTTTTTATCTCATCTGAATGTTTTGAATATCTGCTATTTTTCTGcacatacatttactttatggAATCATTTATTACTAGATCACAATTATATTGGAGACGCTGACCcaatatgtttaagttttatcatATCCCTGACCGATAGCACTTATTATATCCGcccatttaaaaagtattatgtCTCTGACCTGAAACGCCGCTAAGCTCCGCCAACACTAAAATACTTCTGTGTGTATTAAAATCATCAGTAATCATGCCAACTATTTTTTATTCAAGGACAAtcgataaaaagtaaataaaaaaaaatcgatctgggcactataaaaaaaatcataaatgaatattttcttcaGTTTTGACGGTAAACCCCGCAAGAACTACGAAACATAAACGTACGTTAGATAGTGcatgtataatttattaaaggGAATTGCaatacatacacatgtatgtcaTAGCTTGAGAATACTTGATGAAATGTATTGATTTCGTGATTGCTATCCGAGGCTTGAATGCTTTTTCGACAAATTacgtttatattttattcaatttagtGTTTGTCTTGTAAAAATCAATTCATACTCACATCACACACGCGACAATATTCAAAACGCAAATACTGACTgttcccccccctcccccacacaCATACACCAAATTTGAAGTGGATCAAAAGAAATCATAATCAATTCATGGTGTTCACAGTCGATCAAAGATTCTCTTGGTAATATTTTCACTagttgtgaaaataaaggatccGTTTTATAGCATATTTAGTACTTTTAGTACTGTTTACATTTCTCTATTTTGatcacacagacagacagacagtttattcagacttatacacaagtacatcgtcttcatacaaaAGTATACATATTACTTTCTTtcacgtaactaggtataacaaaaaacattacatagcgtaaaacagacattaacgaatacacatacaaataaactatAAAAGCGGTAATGAAATAATTGAACTGAGTTATTTAGAATAGCATTTCTTATCACAAGACCTTCTTTGATAaatttacatacattataaacaattgttttgtcacatgaaactaataaattatggaatttatatacagatgggtttatataaaatttacggCTTATacattttttccttaaatcagtgtaacatcggcatatacatataaaatggtattcatcttctaaatccaaatcattacaacataaacaataacgttcatttcgtggtatgttattttgggcgtatcttacagtttggattctcaaaggatgtgcagagactcttaatcttacaaaaaataatcacagtcgtctaggaagtaaatctaaatatgttttatattccaaacagcttttaaaaactttatacatatctaaaacagtactattattcatttaaGCGTACCATTCTTGTTtcaaattgtcaacaagtctacatttgaactcgctaataaaactattaacatgtacaacgtttggattttcaaaaacataaccaaatccaaaattattcaacatgttcttgacatttgagacccagtttgtataaCCTTCATTTCAATCGCTCAAGGCTTGATTGTACACTGTGTTCATTATGATATTATCATTGTTcagaactttaaaccaatatttaataattttaacaaacctgtttacatacaatgggtatctacccaattctccataaacagcaacatttcatgtatttattttaacttgaagCAAGCggttgcaaaattttaaatgtatacgttctaAATCATCTGACTTCGAgaaaccccatacttctgaagcataatttaatatagaacccataaaagagtcaaacaactggcaaaatattttcggtttcATGTCAaattcattacatttaaacaataatgtattcatggccttaagggctttaccaatcaAATGCTCCTGGTTaagtttaaaacttccagtataattcaacactATGCCtagatagttaaagttatcaacaacttcaatatcattaccattatatacccatttttcgttttcttttaatccttctcttccgaaataccattatcTTCGTTTTtgcaatgttaacatttaatccccaagaattgcaatataagtataaattatCTAAATATGTTTGAACTTCAGccggtgacttgcctaaaatagccatgtcatcagcaaataataataaaatcaacacaatatcatctatattcaaaccagagttaatgctatcttgtaagtaaagttcaatgtcttcaacaaataaagaaaacaaaatcggcgacattgcctccccttgcctcagcccaacagcataactaaaataatccgAATAAGATGAGCATGATTTGACACGTGACTTAAAATTAGCATACATATCtttcactattctaagcaatttaccttgtatatcagacttaaacattttcaaccattatgcattgcggtaaatactatcaatacattttaacatatcgacgtatataacatacaaacgtttattttcatttaaataattttgaacaattgacataagtataaaaatagcatcaacagttgtctaacctttcctaaatccgaactgcgcatccgaaataatagtgtttgcattgcaaaatgtttcaatacgtttatttaaaatagttgtaAATAATTTGGAAAGGCAGCTTACTTaggtaatccctctatagttagTGACATCATTAACtgcaccttttttatgcaaagggattataaccCCTTCAGTCCATTTATTGGGAAAAAAGCTCTATacaaaaatactgttaaatacaTCACATAAATGAGCAGACAAAATATCactgcattcaagaaaatattcatttaaaatacaatcgcTACCCGATGATTTATTtcgctttaaatgttttattgcatacgTAACTTCTTCAATAGATATAGGTACGTGAAGTTCAGGAAATGTAGAATTGTCTAAGTTAAaatcatgatttaaacaaaaatcctctGCTTCAGTCTTACGAAAATCAGACAGATTACTACTCAGGTTTTCAAAAAGCgttgtaaattcttctaaagatattttatttttactgacgctatgttttgatttgaaaaatcgCCAAAAGTCCCTTGGTgtatgttttcttaaattttcaatctcCAACATTTTTTTCCTACAACAACCGGCTGTCTTCTTGCGGAATAAATCCTTATGAAATCTCTTACTTTAACATAAGCGTTCTCTGTTCATATCGGTTTTACTTGAGTTAAAGATTCGTAAAGCGTCGTGGTACATAATTCATGCAGTATCGCACTCGCTATCAAACCAGTCCGCATTctttatacaattatttacattgaaactagggTTAGTATTATAAACACGTGTTCTACAAAATAACGGGTCCGCAATACTGCGAAATGTTTCAGTAAATCTATTCAAAACATCATTAATTCAAGTTCTACTTGAGTATTCTACATGTTGTACAGTAGTATTGAATACAGGTAACAAAGAAATAATACCTGAGCGAAGTTGATTTCGTAACGCATCGTCCCATTCGTACTTGACATCAGTGTAAGACTTGTATTCAGATGAGACATTATTAcataataaggaaaactgcaaaGGGGCGTGATCACtaaattcattaaaatcatgAACCGTAAAATCAGATATACTAGAAAAGCTTTATTCGTTAGCcaacaaataatcaattacagacgtacagttatttaattaaaaagtttGTTTACAGCTATTGCCAACTCTACCATTAACAATTCTCAAACAAGTAGATTTACATAAATCCAATAATTTTACTCCGTGACTATTTATTGAAATATCAACTGAGGCCCTCGCAGAGGTGTTATCTGGACAATAATCGGCGTCAgcataaacagtatttattacGTCTTGTACAATATAATCGAATTCATTGCCAAATCTACTATTGAGATCAccaataacatatattttaccaaattcaaaaaaataagttatataattttctaaaatttcaaacaaaTCTACATTAAAAGTGTTATAAACTGGAGACTCGTGCCCCCAAATATGTGTTGCGCATATATAAAAATCTTCTGATATATTAACAAATAAGTGGTCAAATTTCAACCAGATAATTGTATcataatgtttttttacaattttaataccATTTACTTATTCGtcttttatatatattacaataccaCCACTATTTCTACGCGCTTTTTGTGTGTTGAAAGAAGTTAAATGACACATATCCATTTAAATTGACATCACCGGAATTATTATCCCAAGATTCgtacaaaaacatatatcatgggaacttaaaatatttaaaaattggaaGATGACTTCTTAATATCAGTTCGTCCGTTGACGTTCCATGACAGGATAGATATTTCACCACCGCCGTGCTCCTACGCGCGCACCGGGTTGCCGTCAATATAAAGCGTGTTGTAGGCCAGGTAAGCCCGCTTACCCAGCTGCCACGCATCCTTCATTTTCGGCACTAGTTGACGCCTTTTCATCATGACTTCCGGAGGGAATTGTTCGAAAACCCGGAACGCCGTGCCATCAAGTTCCTTCCACTTTTTTCTCACCATTTCCCTGTCCTTAAAGAAAGAAAACTTTGCGACAATGTTTCTTATCTTGTCATGTGTCGGCGATCCCGGAGACCGGTGTACGCGTTCGAATCTAATAGAGGTAGCTACTTCCTGTGAAAGCTTGAACGCGCTCACCAAATGCTGACGTAGCTTGGCCTCCGTCATATCCGGCGTCTCCATAACGTTTCCGGTTGCCTCTGGTATTGACGTCAAGATAAGGTTGTTTCGCATAGACTGCGATTGAAGGTAGCTGACGTTCTCCCAAAGGGTATCGCGCTCCTTCACTAGCACCTGGACTCTCTCTGTGAGCTATGCAGCATGGATATCTGCCCCATCTACCATATCTTCCAGGCGTGATACCCGCTCCTCCACCATTTTGGCTCTCTCTTCATAAACCACCCACAACTGCTTCATATCCTTCTCAAAGCTCTCCATCCGCTTCTCGATGCAGTCTCTAGACTCTGTAGACGAGACGAGACAGACTTCAGTAGAACCATTACGTCACGAATAGTGGGCTCAGCACTGCTATCTGCCATGTTAGAGTCTAATCTACTTCCGGTTTTACTAATAGGAATACTGCTGGTACTTTCCCCACCGCTAGAGCTTACAAACACACTATTTTCCAAAGCTTCTACGCCAAACAACACTGAGTTTACCTTATTTAGTATATCACTCACTGACAAGTTGCCTATATCGGAGTCTGAGGACGGGCCTCTTTGTTAACGCACCTTGATAGCATTTGGATCACTGTTATTGTCACTActgtttctttgttttcttttactGCTTTTCGATTTTGGCATTTTCCATTATAATATTCCGATATAAATCACATTTGCACATATAATTCAATAATTTCCACTCAAAATGATAACTTAAAACTCTGTTTATTTgctaacatttattaatttttctCTCCCTACCGTTCATGTGGACTGCAGTCTGTTATCTTAGTGTAGTTATAAATAAACTGATATCAgttttgtgttatatttaatattacgACATCAAACTTcgacttttttttattatacatgtgtGTTCAAATAATATTATCCATGATTATATGTAGACATATGTCGTGAGGGTTATGTTCAATACACATCGGTTCCTGTTAATGTTTAGACAGTGTGTGTAATATCGTAAATTGGTTTGGGTTTTCATATAAACAATATGGATATATGGATTTACATAGTGTAACTCGTATTTTTACGAACAGGGTATTTAGGTACGACTTCTAACCCGTGCCTTGAAAGCAAACATGATGTTCTGAAAAACGTTGGATCAAGGAATGCCCATTGCTTGGTTGCAGACATACCACTCTACCAACAGCTCTGCGATCAATATCTCAAGCATGTATGGTACAAGACTGAGAATGCCACGATACGGACCAGCGCCCCCGTTAACGGCAATTGCGGGGCTGTAACTGCGGCTTGGTTAAGGGGTAAGGTAGCTAAACGAAGGtgtctattttattttataatgaacGAGGCGTTTAAATTGAAACACATTTGATAAGCGGTTTACGATTTcggatttttataaaatataaaatgcctttaagtttagaaaaaataatataaaaaccgaCCAAGACAAATCGTTTAGAACATTAGtagaacataaaataaattacgCAACACTCTACGTTGAGAAAAAGACGTTTATTGCCGACAGTGACATTATCTGGTGACTATGTTTATAATTGTCTTAAAGCTAGAAGATTTGTATCGGCGTTGCTTTGTTCTAAGTATTGAACTTGTttgcattataaaaataaaactcaGAAACTCAGTTACAAATATCACCATCACCACGAATATTTCTTATATcagatgtttatttatatgtttccGATGTTATTTATTTAACGAATGAACAGATTTTCCCCCCACCGAGTTCGATGGTGTTCGAAACATGACGATGTGCATACGGGAAGGATCCAACAACTGTGTGTGGGAGTTCAACATTGAAATAAAGAATTGTGGTCAATTTTTAGTATATCACTTACAACCATTGCCGGAAACATTCAATTGTCCAGCTGCGTACTGCTTTGGTAAGTACAAGTTAAGGTAAACGATGTTTATTTCACATCAAAAAGTTTATATCAAGTTGTGTGATTGATAAGTTTGCGATCAAAGATAGTGCACGATATAAATGGTAACTTTAAAGCATGGTTAAATGTAGAATACAAaagataaaaaaggaaaaacagaaacaacacaaaaatattaaGCATGTGTTGCATGTTTGTATGGAAGAATGTGAAATATATAAGTAAGATAATTCTAAAGACAAGGGATCCTTCTCAAAATAAGCATACGCTTCACAAAACTTGTTCATATAAGAACTACCATCTCctgtttatacatattttgaaaatattaattaaacttaGACACCGCCCTCTATGAATTATAGAATATTATAAAGATCCTTTAGCTTGATTACTAGTCTAACGATACTACAAACAGAAACATACATATaagatctggcacgagttgtcatatcataccataattaatttaacgagttcaggaatgttgttagtaagcgagcctttggcgagcttactaacgaatatcctggacgagtttaataaaatatggtatgatatgacaacgagtgtcaggtcttttttatcacatacttttacatgagcaaattaaataaatatttacgcaaacataatgataaatcccgaatggtgtttacatttcgtgacgtcatttgacgttgcaatgtcatttcagcaaaataacaaaacatgcgATTgttcaataaacgaaaactaagccgatgaaaacgcttaaaaagtatattacacatgtgtaaaataaaaatatatgtaatggttatattgcaTGGGAAACATGGTATGACATGTGACAAATGTACTGAAGTATTTATATCAGTGTTACATATAGCACAAATGCACAAGTTCCATTCATTATTTATGCGTATTCAGATTCGTCTTTACCATGTACAACGCCGGCTCCGATATCGACGGCCAGTCCAACTACAGAGAacacatatacacaatcaactcCGATATTCACGTCTAGTCATACTACTAAAATACACTAcggtatttaaattgaaattgatATAATCATTTGGCCCATATCATATtgtgataaaaatgtatttaaatccgAAATATAAGTAACAATCTATCGCTTTCTTGAATATAATTTGAACAAGCTCAACTACCGTCCCCAGTATTTGACAAAGaatttaatgaatttatagaAAGCGAAAATACAGATGACAACTCCATAATGATTCGTGTCTGCATAACCGTCATTATGGCTTCAGCAGCGGCTATAACTGGCTCATGCGTATGGTGGAAGCTAAAAATGTGAGTAACTTGTGTCTCATTAAAAGTGTTAAAAGGTCTGCAGTAGCATTATAagaattattagtattattagttgtaggagtagtagaagcagttgtagaagtggtattagtagtagtagtagtagtagtagtagaagtagaagtagtagtagtagtagtagtagtagcagtggtagtagtagtagtagtagtagtagtagtagtagtagcagtagtagtagtagtaatagtagtagtagtagaagtagtagtagaagtagtagtagtagtagtagtagtagtagtagtagtagtagtagtagtagaagtagtagtagtagtagtagtagtagtagtagtagtagtagtagtagtagtagtagtagtcgtagtagtaatagtcgtagtagtagtagaagtagtagtaaaagtcgtagtcgtagtatagtagtagtagtagtagtcgtcgtagtagtagtcgtcgtttctcgtcgtcgtcgtcgtcgtagtcgtagtcgtcgtcgttgttgttgtcgtcgtcgtcgtcgtagtagtcgtcgtcgtcgtcgtggtggtggtcgccgtcgtagtcgtcgtcgtcgtcgtcgtcgtcgtcgtcgtcgtcgtcgtcgtcgtcgtcgtcgtcgtcgtcgtcgtcgtcgtcgtcgtcgtcgtcgtcgtcgtcgtcgtcgtcgcgtcgtcgtcgtcgtcgtcgtcgtagtcgtcgccgtcgtcgtcgtcgtcgccgtagtaggtagtagcagtagtagtagtagtagtagtcgttgtggTGGTAGTAGCCGTTGTTTTTCACTTACTATGTTGTTGTGTTTTCTATGATAGATATTATACGAAACGGATATGTGCAACGAACGGCTTTACAGAAATTCACGTCCACAGTATAAACAAACCCAAAGATTACCAGGATATGAGAATTGACAATGTCATAAAGAATACCTGAACGGCAAGCAACAAAAGTTTAGAAAAAATTACCTACAACGAAACAAATTCATACGAACAGGACCTTGATAATGGAAGTGAAGAGGTCATGTATTATACTTGCACAGCGAACACTAATAATGAATCCTTTTACTGACatcctcttgtttttttaaacgacGCAATgaacattgattaaaaaaatgtttctacTACAAATTACACTGAAACTATGTACATAATATAGAAGAGAAAGACTTATACATGTAACTTGTATTTTTATTCTGAGTTACGAACTTATACCAGTAGatcaattttgattaatttgaaATATACAAAAGAACAGTAAAGTAACGAAAAGCTtgtcgagagagagagagagagagagagagagagagagagagagagagagatagagagagagagagagagagagagagagagagagagagagagagagagaaagagagagagagagagagacacagagagagacagagataGAGAGAAACAGAGAGAGGGACAGAGAGAGAGAccgagagagacagagagactagaaaagagagagagagagagagagagagagagagagagggagagagatagatagatagaagagaGAGATCGAtctctagagagagagagagatagagcgagatagagagagatagatagagagagaaGAGATATACATagagacagatagatagatagacagacagagagatctctctctctatatatcgAATCTCTCTATATCTATAGTATCTATCTCTCTATATATTCTCtaagagagagagatagagagacaGAAAGAGAACATAGATAAGAGACAGAGACAACAATACAGACGACAGacaacatacagacagacagacatacagacatagaGATACAGAGACCGAGATAACAGATATAGATAGAATAGAGAAGATAGAAAAGAGAAATAGatgagaagagagagagagagagagagaacagacagacagacagacaacagacatacagacagacagacagacaacagacagagagagacagacagacagacagaagactaCAAGAgaacagacagagagagagagagagagagagagaagagaagagaagagagagagagagaggagagagagagagagagacagaggaGACAGAGAGacacagagacagagacagagagagagacagagagagagagatcaTCACATCTGCATTTTGTTAAATATGCATTAAATTTGTAATACACATAATACAACTCAGCAATTAATTAATTCACATTTCTCATGTGCatattatttatagaaaaaaatatatagagaggatatttgttagattccgtggattatcgattttaattcacgagtgatcataaaaaataatattttttcacgagtggcgcagccacgattgaaaatatatattttatatgatcacgagtgaattaaaatcgatattctaccgaatccaacaaattttcttattatttaatgcttttttttcacagtttatatacattatacaaGAGTTAAACGAAAGAATTCCGCTGAGATAattacgtcatttcgtaaaaacatgacgtcatttcacagtaaacagtgaacattatcgataattttcactgttaattttcactgtttgaaacagtgaaattatcagttttaattcactgatagtTCTCTtttaaccaccggaaagcataaaataaatatgtgttactCTATTCCTATAAGTAAACCAatgctgtttttttcttttgttttttttatgttgtaaaaagaaaaaatatatgttaattgttataaatgaataagatATGATTGCAACCGTGTTATTATACATAATTGTATATACAGTATATACAGGGGgggttcttttctttttttctaatttgaaaCATGTGTTTATATGATTCTTTGATTACTACTTCTATGTCTATACACACCCTACACGTATGTGTATATGACTTGCTTTGTATGTTGCACGAATTTTACATGAATGTTATATgaaggtatgtatgtatgtattactATATGGCAAACATAAAAtgtatgcacatacatacacaaaTTGATGTGATGGCACTTACGTTTGCATTGAAATATGCGTGCTCATTTAGCATATTTGTTATGTGTGACCTTACAAAGGTGAGCTAAAATTTGCGATAAtattcatgtaaaaatatatctCAAAATAGTTTGAAATAGTATAAATAGTATCTTTCACAAAACAATGACATACACGTGCAAagtaagtttaatgaaaaaaaaaagaaaaacaggttCGATACTATTACAAGGTTGATGAGGAAAAAAACTAcaattattgcaatttgaaatacCTGAAGCAATTTCAAAAACCTTACGCGAGCTTAATAAATGTATATCAGTGGATAGATTTTTAATTGAAAACTGAAATATGAACTGTTTATTATTGCATAAgttctatctataatgccctccgGCGTGgagcagaaacttggcaaaacgcactcgggcaggaacggatttttcgagcgcccgcagatagtaatgccctcgaaaacgtgtattatccctatattgaaaacaataatattttactcGTTTTGCCATAACAAAACTGATACATGTATGCAACTTTGatatgacacattttggacgtCTTACTTTTAAACAAGTTCTGTAGTTGGTGAATGTATCATAATCGCGATGTGTTCAAATGCAATACACCATATGATTTCTTGAAAGTGACCAA
Encoded here:
- the LOC127833832 gene encoding pancreatic secretory granule membrane major glycoprotein GP2-like; the protein is MAAFKTLIRLLIFWMYSHGYLGTTSNPCLESKHDVLKNVGSRNAHCLVADIPLYQQLCDQYLKHVWYKTENATIRTSAPVNGNCGAVTAAWLRDFPPTEFDGVRNMTMCIREGSNNCVWEFNIEIKNCGQFLVYHLQPLPETFNCPAAYCFDSSLPCTTPAPISTASPTTENTYTQSTPIFTSSHTTKIHYESENTDDNSIMIRVCITVIMASAAAITGSCVWWKLKIYYTKRICATNGFTEIHVHSINKPKDYQDMRIDNVIKNT